The genomic region GGAATTCCGTAACTTCGAGAACTGCCCTGATTTGATTTGGTCTGACGATTTTGCCGATGAGAACGGAAAATATCAACTTCTAGAAGATGCTCGTGCTTTTAAGTTTGCTGGAaggaataataattattcgttTAAGAGCGAACAGACCGAAGTTTATTCGCACGAAGAATCCGATATATCAAAATTTCCTGGTTCATCGGTTTTGGAATTACTCGAGACCAATGCTAACGATTTTCGAAATGACATTAGCATTAGCGCGAACGAAATCATCGCCGAGCTCGATGCAAACGATATTTATGCGAGTATCTCTTGTCTCGTCGCAGAAATATTCGAAACAGTTTGTACCGTTTGTGGTGAACGATCTATCGATCAGCGCGGTCTGTTAGATATACCCGCGTCCACGTTCGCATCTACCTCCGTTTGTATCCCTACCTCAACCCCTATCtcgacctctacctctacccctaCCTCTGTTTCTGTATCTATTTCAACATTTTCGCCTTCATTTTCTAGACGTCTCTCGTCCTCGACCCTGTTATCCATTGTGGAAAACGAAATCTACCATCCCACGGAGAAGGATACCAGAATACGTCGGAAGAATTCGTGGATCGAGAATGACAATGAAAATAGACCGCTTTCCGTTGTGCGTGAAATCGTTCATCATATAATCGATACAAACGATCAAGTTGAACGAATATACGAGAATACTGCAACAATCGTTGAAACAACGGTACCCAATTGGTCTTATAAAAAGGCTAAAAACAATGTAAACGTGGGTCTTATCGAAACTGacaatactagaaatattatcGGTAGTGTTCAAGGGCCGTTCACCGCTAATTTCGACACCTCCGTCGAAATGGACAAAGAAAACAACGAATCGATTGATTCGACCGATGTCGTTTTCGAATTCCATACCATAGCGAGGAGAAACTTGGCGAAGGACAACGAAAAAcatattgaattgaattttcgaGTTGAGCCGAGTCACGATGGTCGGGGCACTGTTGACGGTTCGAAAGCGGTATGAATCTTGGACCGAAAAGACGAGACAAGATGCAGTATTTATGTAAACGACAAAACGGAATCGATCGCGGGCCGGGGTGATCTGCCAGGTCAACTATGAGTTTCACTTACAATAACTTCGATTATACGCAACGAGAAACCAGTTTCAATAATTGTTTTAAAAGCGAGAGCGACTGCAATTAAATAGAGTTACTATTTACTGCGCCTAAAACATTGCTGCACATTCAGTCACGATCTCAGGTGTCTCCGTTACCAtctgtaaataaaaaaaaaagcgaCAACAATTGTGCAAAGTCATGATACACGTTGGGGCGATCGCTGTTCAATGAACAAAACGGTTGATCGTTTGAAAATCGGAAAGAGCGATTCACCGATAACAATTGCATGCGTCGCAGGAGTAAGGAAGTTTAAATGAACCTTCTAGATCGGATGATCGGACGTGTACCACATTTCGAGCGTGACCGTTCATTCTCTCGAAGATGTCTCTTCGTATAGCGAAAAATGCTTTTCcagtttattttttttattcattttctttGTTCACGTGCATTTTTAGTGTCGGAATTTATTGGAAAATCGCGTGTTGCGATTGTACGCTACCGGTAGTGTAGACTTTTCGATGGAAGCGTATATAACTTCTACGTTCTATGTATGTACACTACGCATTTACCTCTTGTCAGTTGTTAGGCCGACAGTATATTTCAAAGGATGTTGTTGattttctgttcttttttttctcatttaagtttcacatttttcgttggctctcgtgttttgtattttTGCTTCGTACATTGGACGTGTTTATTTTGAGTTCACAATGAAATAAATTTCTTTCATAAAACCGAAGTTTTCGCGTTTCTGAAATCGACTATAAAATCATTTAGCAATTATTTGGGAATCACTTGTGAATCTGTTTGTTACTTCGTGCTTGTATCCATATACATTTGTATGAATCTCGATACACCGCGATACATGGTTCCTATATCCGAGGTAAGTATTTTGGTTTCGGCGGTTCGTTGCATTTACCATGCTTTGCTACCTTGATTAACACGCATTACACATTGTCAAATGAGAGAAACTAACAATTagtattagcttcgaatttgCGGCAGACATTGCGTACGAACGCGTCGCTTCGACTTTGTGATACGTAACTTTATGCTTTATGTTACAGGAGAAAATACCGTAAACGGCGATCACTCGGATGCACATCACAGTACATTTTCGCAAAGTAGTAAAGAGGTTTGTTGCTCGTACTTTCGTAGATTTACACATTCTATGTTGTTCTCAAGCTTTCGTTTAAGCAACTTAACGCGGTATCGCGAAAGCAATGTGTCCTCGATGTCTCGTTACTATTCTGTTTATCGTGTAAAAATTACATTTACATATACATTACGTATCGAACATAGTCGTTTACTATTTTAGCGTCGTTTCGAAAGATTTGATTACACTTGCTTTGAAAGTTCGAGAACATTTAAAATGTGTTCGAAGATAATATCGAAACACTATCGTTTCCACCACCAACACCACATACTATACATTTACATATTCTCGGAGAGTTTATTCATTGTAAAGTTTATCCACACATCGATGTTCTGCATTTCGTGGTTTTATCACTTCAGATTGAACAAGTATTTTCCAACTCATGCATAAATAGTGTTACAAACGGCTTTCGAACAAGCTAGTTTTGTCGAGATAATGTTCGCTTGCATGGAGTGGGCGGGCAAGGCTGGGGGGTTGGCGCGGCGGCGGCAGGtattgttttttcttttctttcttttttcgagtcATCGACAACGCGTAAAGTAAATGTTGTGGAACGATAAAGGCCGCAGATCGGGTTTACGTGGAAATACACTGGGTGGGGTGGAAAAGCATGTAGCCATGTGTTAGCAAAAATTGGCTGTTTGCATGTGCATGCAAAAAGGTTTATGGTTACGGTTGGGACCTTCCGTGTTAAGGGTTCCGTGTCGCAGGATGTGAGCGTTAGCGAGGAATCGCCAAAGaaggaaaagaagaagaagaaaggccTCAGGACACCGTCATTCctaaagaagaagaaagaaaagaagaagccGGTCGAGGCGTAGGTAGTCCTAATTTCGGTACGTATACGCATATCGTTGTGTCAAGAATAACTCTTGTTATATATTCACGAGTGATCGATCGGTCGGTCCTTTATTTCGATCCTGCATCTTTACTTGTACTATATCGAGCAACCGAGGAGTCTCGTGAATCACATCGGAGATTTCTACAATGATTCCTCGATATAGAGATCTCAAGACGGCGGGACTGTCTACTTTTAACAGTTCCGAGTTAGTTGGATATTCGTTGACTCGCGGCCATTACCGTTCGTACCTATATTTTGGAATTACCGAGAAGGCGTGCGATGTAAGTCAAGGTAGGCAGGAGGTTTCCACACGTCTCTGCATACTTTTTATCTTAGCGTAGACGAGCTGGCGCTACTGTAATTCGCATAGATGCAGTAAAATTAGAACGCGTTTTTATATACTTAGACGCCAGTTAGAGATTGTCATGGTTGCTGCAACGGTATGAATCGTATTGTCACTCACGGCCGTTATACTTCTTAACCTTCTATCAAATTTGTCTCTTGTTTATCATCCATATATTCCAGTCGCGACGCATTCAAATATATCGAATCGCATACTGCGATCTCGTTTCCTTTCGTATCCACCTTCCCACCTTTATTATTAATCGTttgattttcaatttttctttctATTCGCAGACACTGCCACGAACAAAAGCttattacaaataaataaataaataaataaataaataagtaaaggAAGGAAGAAAGAATGAAACCATCAAACAAACACAAATGAATGGAATCGAATAACGATGACAACGCGAGACAGAAGAGTCGAAGAAcgcaatgcgaaacaagagtACGGATCCAGAAGACGAATGAATATAGAAAATaggaaatagaaaatagaagatCGGAAGTAAAACTAATTGTGCAACAATCACAGCATCTTTCCAGGACTCAAGACTGCCATCGCATTACGTCTATGATAAGGAACTATATTGTACTGTTAatgtttttacgtttttaatTTGTTAAGGCGTCACGCTGATGTATTTAATCCGCTATTTAATTTCGCCTTCCCAGCCCCCGTTTGTGTAATGCAATAAAACAAAATTACATCTAAAATTCACAAAACAACCACAGAAATATAATTTTCGAGGATGTGGTGATACGTTTCTTGCGTAAATCTGACAACAAAATTGTTGAACGCTATGTCGATGTACATATGTACGCAACGTTACATGTGTGGCACATGGATTATGAATGCTCGAGTTTTTATCAATTAGAAAATGATTGGCGTGATTTCAAATTATACAGAATAGATTTACGCATTCTCAACCTTTTTGTATTGTTCTGTACCGTTCTCATTAATATTTCCTaatatttgtaatttatttgtCTACAGCTTGAACAAAAAACTCTGGATTGCAACGAATGAAatagagggggagagagagagagagagagagagagagagagagagagagagagagagagaaagaacgtgTGCGTGTCGCCCTGTATGTGTGTTGGACAataggagagaaaaagagacgaAGGTGCATCAATATTCGTCGTTCGGATCTGCTTCAACATCGATCGAATCTAGTCCAACTTCTTCGTAGTCTTTCTCGAGTGCTGCAAGATCTTCGCGAGCTTCAGAAAATTCGCCTTCTTCCATTCCCTCGCCAACGTACCAGTGAACGAAAGCTCTCTTGGCGTACATAAGATCGAACTTGTGATCCAATCGCGCCCAAGCTTCAGCGATAGCCGTAGTATTGGCCAGCATGCAGACTGCTCGTTGTACTTTGGCCAAATCACCGCCAGGGACAACCGTTGGTGGTTGATAATTGATTCCGACCTTGAAACCAGTTGGACACCAATCGACAAACTGTATCGTCCGTTTGGTCTTGATGGCAGCAATAGCTGCGTTCACGTCTTTCGGAACAACGTCTCCTCTGTAGAGCATACAACAAGCCATGTATTTACCGTGTCGAGGATCGCACttgaccatttgattcgcaggtTCGAAACAGGCATTGGTAATTTCTGCTACCGAAAGTTGCTCGTGATAAGCTTTCTCGGCTGATATTACGGGGGCATAGGTGACCAATGGGAAATGAATTCTTGGATAGGGAACCAAATTGGTTTGGAACTCTGTTAAATCGACGTTCAACGCGCCGTCGAATCGCAACGAAGCTGTTATAGAGGACACAATTTGCCCTATTAATCTGTTCAAGTTCGTATAAGTGGGCCTTTCGATGTCAAGATTGCGCCGACAAATATCGTATATAGCTTCGTTGTCTACCATGAAAGCGCAATCCGAATGCTCGAGGGTTGTATGAGTGGTGAGAATAGAATTGTAAGGTTCGACGACCGCTGTGGAAACCCGTGGTGCCGGATAAATCGCAAATTCCAATTTCGATTTCTTTCCGTACTCTACGGAAAGACGTTCCATCAGGAGAGAAGCAAAGCCCGAGCCAGTACCGCCACCGAACGAATGAAAGATCAAAAATCCTTGCAATCCGGTACACTGATCCGCTAACTTGCGAACTCGATCGATCACCAAGTCGACGATTTCTTTGCCAATCGTGTAATGGCCGCGCGCATAATTGTTTGCTGCATCTTCCTTGCCAGTGATCAATTGCTCTGGATGAAATAGTTGTCGATACGCTCCCGTTCGTACTTCATCTGCAAACACAATCATCGTATTTCGTCGTTTCCATTGTTCGTTTCGtatctatttttttttcttttctccttttctttttctttgtttGCCCGTCATTCtttccctaattttctttcGCGTTCTCCCTTACCGACCACCGTAGGCTCTAGGTCGACAAATACTGCCCGAGGCACGTGTTTTCCAGCACTAGTTTCGCTGAAGAAAGTGCTGAAACTGTCGTCTCCAAACATTTTATCCGTCGGCATTTGTCCATCCGGATGTATGCCGTGTTCCAAACAATAAAGTTCCCAACAAGCGTTTCCAATTTGCACACCAGCTTGGCCGACGTGAATGGATATGCACTCACGCTGGAACAAAAAAGCTTATTTTGTGTCGCGCGCTGACACTTTTTCCCTTTCCCTTTCACTTTCCCCCTTCTCTTTTACTTTCCCTACTTTTTTTCTACTCGTATCGTACTTCCCCGGTTGTCGATACCAACAGATATATTAGTGCACAGAAAAAGCAACTTTTACATGAAAAAACCGACGTACTGTCGACATTCGACAGTTTGCTCGAATTTGACTTTGACATTCACCGTATCATTGAATTATCCATTGATCGTCGCCATCGTCATTTCACGGATCTACACCGTTAACGCAACAGTTCCATCTTACCATTTCGAAAAGATAGTTCCCTGAATAGTTAACGAAAGGCACGATCCGTTAAGCACCAACTACGAACGCGTTTTTAGAAAAACGTGACGCCGTTTCTCTGAACGATAGAGACTGATGACGCGAGTACGGTCGACGGCCGCTTATATCCTCGCGTTCGCGTCGTCTCAAAATTATCTCGTAATCGTTGCAAGCAATCATCTTGTTAAGAATTGTGTGGTTTCCTCGGCGTGTTCATAGTCGGTCGATTATCGAATCGAACGTGTCTACCACACTGTACGCGTTTCGTTTTATCGTTAAATGATTCTAACATTCGCTTTGGAACGTTGGAATCGACTCCGAACGCTAGAACCATAACGACAAACTCTCCTTCGCGAACGGTTACGTCGCAGGTAATTTCAGATTCGCatttaataaacagatataaatAGCGTATTAGCCACTTCTTCGACCCGAACGTACTATATGTACACTGGCTGGCCAAGCTGTGCAAAACTGTTCCAACAAAACGTTCATGATGCAAATTCCTCTGTTCTATTTCTATTCGAATGTACGTGTGTGTACGCCTCGAGATCTTTAAATCTCCACTCTCTCAACTATTCCGTGATCCGTGTACATATGTCCAATGTACATGCATACACGCGTATGTACGATCATACAGATTTATGCATACGACACGTTAGGAAAagacatatatacatatatgtagttTGCAATTTTTGTTATCCTTCGAAACTGATTTTCTTCGACTGTCTTGATTTTATTACGTTTAACTGTGTCCGTAGAAAATTGTCGACTAGAGTATAAAtaaacatttgaaactattcgaTTGTCTCTAGGCACAGATTTAGGATCCGTATGCGTATCGTAAGCCCGTGGATGTGCGCTCTGTATAATCTGCCTCTTTGCTTTCATTTATCTCTGGTAAACAAGCTTTATGTACGTACTGTGATGGTACGCAGAGTTGCCGTTAACTACTGTTAGATGTCGCCATCATTGTCCGTTAGTACCATCGAGCACCGCCCGAGTGACGTTACAATGTATGAAAAGCCCGTAAAATGCGATGCCTGTATGTACCGTATCGAATCCTCGGTCTGTGACTATGTATGTATACTGAACTGTGTGTTGAACTCAGCTGAACGGTGCGTACACAATATCGGCATTTTAAAGATGTATTCTCCTTTTGTAAAATGTACAATCTGAATCCCGTTGGGCGTTACGTGTCCACGAATGTCCGTTAAAGTAAAGATAACTCGTATGGAAAACGTCGATTACACTAATTTCACAAGTCTGATGAGGTATGGCGTCCACAAAACATAAACATAACCTGTTTTGTAAAACATGTCTATGtattttctctctatttttcatGTCTATATATGTATTTTCAGTCGTGGTGTTTGGAGATACGATTCAATTCACGATCAGATATATTGGAGGAATACAGCGAAACTTACGTCGTGGAAACGGCCTTTTAGTTTAACCTAGAGTTTCGTAAAATGGGACGTAGTCGTACACCTTCCCCGTCAAGAAGAAGAGATCGATCACGAGATCGAGATCGTGAAAGAGAACGCGATAGAGATCGAAGAAGAAGACGTTCCCGCGAAAGGAGAAGAAGGTAATTGTTTCTACTTGTATTCGATAAGCGTCCACATCGTTGAAAAAGCTTTGACGCGAACTGAAAATCATTCTAGATCCGTAGAACGAGATAGGGTGAAATCGAGGGACAGAGAAAGAGATCGTGATCGTGATCGGGAAAGGCATAGGCGTTCATACAGTAGATCCAGATCTAGAGAAAGAGATAGACCGAAACCTAAACAAAAAGTCAACACTGCGGAACGACCCGTCATCACAGGTATAGTTGTTGcaagttaaaaataattaatgctACGATTCATTGTAGTCCGAATGATTTTGTTAACAATGGCTAATTAATGTTCCACAGAGGCTGATCTTCAAGGGAAAACGCCTGAAGAACAGGAAATGATGAGAATAATGGGTTTTTGTGGTTTCGATACTACAAAGGGTAAGAAGGTTGAAGGCAACGACATGGGCGCCGTGCATGttattttaaaaagaaaatacagACAATACATGAACAGGAAAGGAGGATTCAATAGACCGTTGGATTTTGTTGCATAGAGGACCTAACCGCGTGTATACAAGTTCACCGCAGAAGTAGCAGAAATGGCAGAAATAAACAGATTACCTTCGCAAAGAGTTTATCTTGAAAAAGTACAAATCTTGGAAAATAGATATTAAAGGTAATTTATGAAGAAGAATAGGCTTCAATCTCTTCGCTTCTTGAACGTTTATTCGAAGGCGTCGCGTTGTCGGCAGTGCTGGCCGACATTTCGTCCATATTGGAATTGCAGTTTTGGCTTTCCGTATCTTCTGAATTTGACATTGAAAGCTATCGAAGACAGGAAAAATTATACTAATTTACTATTAGAAGAACCCTTCGCTAACGTGATTCTatattatgcacaaaaatgatAATGTAGACGGGAAATGTCTATATAATATTTGCATATTTAGTTTTTCAATCAAGATTATTACCAAGCTCGTATCCATTTTTTCAAGGCCTTCTACCAGTTGCGGGTTTTTAATTCTGAAGTCTCGTGTTATGCTGTGTTTCATATGATTCTCCAAAGGTATCTGTCATAAAAGTACGCAAGAAAGCAATACAAATTTTGTATGAAGTATCAGCAAAATGATGAGCGTTTTATATCGCTAGATCAGTGTATCTGTAATAGTACTCACGCCTGTTCTTTTGCCAAGTAACAATACTTCTTTGTTGAATTGCTCAATCTCGTAAACGACGCGTGGTATTACTTTCGTTTCGCGTAATATTTTGTTCCTTCGTGCTTGAGAGTCAACCTTCGCATTTACTTTGTTTTGATTTTCCTGTGATAAAAGGTTGCAAATGAGAAGCATCACTCAAGTTATCGATTAAAAGAAAAACGTAGATAACGCTGAGAACAAATTTGATTACCTCGAGGTATGTCACCAGATTGTAAAAGGCAGATTTTAATGGCTTTCCGGCTAACTGTATTACCTGAATGAACCTGTAATATATATTGAATGCTATAAGAATTACGATAATAAATCGCTGATTTCATATCATCGAaacaatactaatataatacaaatacacGTGGTTCGTTACCTACTTGACCGTTTGGAATGCTGCGTTCTGTCCATTTGATttcgtataaaaatatttcgtaAGGTTCCCCAGCAAGTGATACAAACATTGTAAATTTTTGAACGTGATATCGGTACATGGGCCTGGTTCTATCGATGTGTTTACCAATGTGTAAAGTATTTGCGTTACATAGGACAACTGTTTACACAAACTTCGCTCCTTTTCTCTTAAATTGTTATTAGCTGTTTCGTTATCATCgttgatattttttattaaatacaagttccagattattattattattattattatcgaattGAATTTATCAAATTGAAATCATTACATACAGATTTCGTCGATTGTTCCAGATGCTCGAACTATGGCATCTTCTGCTTTCAAGCGCGACAGCAGCCAAGAAGCGTTACTCAATTTCTCTTTTATGCAATCGTTCAACGTGGTATAAATCGGTTCGAATGTTTCTTCACGAAAAATCGCGTATTCTTTGTCCGATGTTAGTTGATTCTGCGTTCGTGAAAACAAACGTAAGCGTTAACAGCCCCGAGAAAGAAAACATCGAGTCGCAAACCgctgtaaaaaaaatattaaaaagtacTGATAGATACTCGTGTGATAGCTTACACCATCGATTGTGCCAACTTTTTCACATAGTTTTAAGCAGATTTCATTCAATGTCTCTCCGTACTCTTGCGTATATTCTTCTAAACGTAACAGAATCTGAACAATAGTAGCAACGATAGTGTCTTCGAGCTCGTTCGTTTGCACTAATTTCTTAATGCATTTGAATACCTTTTGCAGAACGTTaaaaaacaataaatattacttaaTACAGAAAAGGAACTAGACTGTGTTCTCGGTATTGGATTACCGCGCAATCGATCGATCTACCAACCTTTTCACCATTGCATTCAGCAAAATTAATTTTGTACGCTAACCGTTCCATAATTTGCAACAACAAACTGGGTACTTTCTTTTTTACGTTACTATCTGTCCCCTGACTAAACGATTCTACGAAATGATCGTTTAATGAGAAAATCACTTCCTGCAGTTGCAAATTAATATCCATCGAAGCGGAATTATGCTTCGATCGTACTTTAGCGAGAAACAAACGTACATTTATTAATTAACACGACATTGGAATTATTGCGGACTAGTTTTAATGCGAGATTACTTACGTATTCTGTTGAGAAATCGTGGCAATTCCGATGAGAATGTTGTACACATAGAACGACAAATTTCGTTGAAACATTGCAAggctaatattattatctgttcaTCGTATTGAGTTACATTAACCAAATTAATGAAAAAGTGTTCATATAGTATCCTGAATATGAAATGTAGAACATGATGTTCGTGAAATATTTTTTTTGGTGAATATCGAAATATCGAGACACAAGCACTTTTTACATATCCCTTTACTTACCCTCCGATGTCAATGTAAACGTCTATGTACAAGTTCGATTGCTGTTGGCACGTATCGGTGAACAGTGAGTTTGATCTTTGTAAAAGTTGCTCGCATGTTTGGAGTATGTAACAACAAAAGTTACGATTTTCACAAAGTTTAACAATTTGGCATTGAGTCGAAGAAGATCGTCTGTTCCTACGGAAATAATATGTACGTGCAACTATGACATCTAAtcaaaaatattttgttaaaaCGGGAGTA from Megalopta genalis isolate 19385.01 chromosome 3, iyMegGena1_principal, whole genome shotgun sequence harbors:
- the LOC117218231 gene encoding tubulin alpha chain, testis-specific isoform X2, which codes for MRECISIHVGQAGVQIGNACWELYCLEHGIHPDGQMPTDKMFGDDSFSTFFSETSAGKHVPRAVFVDLEPTVVDEVRTGAYRQLFHPEQLITGKEDAANNYARGHYTIGKEIVDLVIDRVRKLADQCTGLQGFLIFHSFGGGTGSGFASLLMERLSVEYGKKSKLEFAIYPAPRVSTAVVEPYNSILTTHTTLEHSDCAFMVDNEAIYDICRRNLDIERPTYTNLNRLIGQIVSSITASLRFDGALNVDLTEFQTNLVPYPRIHFPLVTYAPVISAEKAYHEQLSVAEITNACFEPANQMVKCDPRHGKYMACCMLYRGDVVPKDVNAAIAAIKTKRTIQFVDWCPTGFKVGINYQPPTVVPGGDLAKVQRAVCMLANTTAIAEAWARLDHKFDLMYAKRAFVHWYVGEGMEEGEFSEAREDLAALEKDYEEVGLDSIDVEADPNDEY
- the LOC117218231 gene encoding tubulin alpha chain, testis-specific isoform X3, whose product is MPTDKMFGDDSFSTFFSETSAGKHVPRAVFVDLEPTVVDEVRTGAYRQLFHPEQLITGKEDAANNYARGHYTIGKEIVDLVIDRVRKLADQCTGLQGFLIFHSFGGGTGSGFASLLMERLSVEYGKKSKLEFAIYPAPRVSTAVVEPYNSILTTHTTLEHSDCAFMVDNEAIYDICRRNLDIERPTYTNLNRLIGQIVSSITASLRFDGALNVDLTEFQTNLVPYPRIHFPLVTYAPVISAEKAYHEQLSVAEITNACFEPANQMVKCDPRHGKYMACCMLYRGDVVPKDVNAAIAAIKTKRTIQFVDWCPTGFKVGINYQPPTVVPGGDLAKVQRAVCMLANTTAIAEAWARLDHKFDLMYAKRAFVHWYVGEGMEEGEFSEAREDLAALEKDYEEVGLDSIDVEADPNDEY
- the LOC117218231 gene encoding tubulin alpha-3 chain isoform X1; its protein translation is MNVLLEQFCTAWPASVHIRECISIHVGQAGVQIGNACWELYCLEHGIHPDGQMPTDKMFGDDSFSTFFSETSAGKHVPRAVFVDLEPTVVDEVRTGAYRQLFHPEQLITGKEDAANNYARGHYTIGKEIVDLVIDRVRKLADQCTGLQGFLIFHSFGGGTGSGFASLLMERLSVEYGKKSKLEFAIYPAPRVSTAVVEPYNSILTTHTTLEHSDCAFMVDNEAIYDICRRNLDIERPTYTNLNRLIGQIVSSITASLRFDGALNVDLTEFQTNLVPYPRIHFPLVTYAPVISAEKAYHEQLSVAEITNACFEPANQMVKCDPRHGKYMACCMLYRGDVVPKDVNAAIAAIKTKRTIQFVDWCPTGFKVGINYQPPTVVPGGDLAKVQRAVCMLANTTAIAEAWARLDHKFDLMYAKRAFVHWYVGEGMEEGEFSEAREDLAALEKDYEEVGLDSIDVEADPNDEY
- the ytr gene encoding U4/U6.U5 small nuclear ribonucleoprotein 27 kDa protein yantar; this encodes MGRSRTPSPSRRRDRSRDRDRERERDRDRRRRRSRERRRRSVERDRVKSRDRERDRDRDRERHRRSYSRSRSRERDRPKPKQKVNTAERPVITEADLQGKTPEEQEMMRIMGFCGFDTTKGKKVEGNDMGAVHVILKRKYRQYMNRKGGFNRPLDFVA